From one Pseudomonas sp. S35 genomic stretch:
- a CDS encoding DUF6021 family protein, with protein MTPTPKGPRSGEHTSGEDELGFDPDSPDVADPQVDPIGPAIAPLDKDKKNPAEKKPPYDPLGDLKV; from the coding sequence ATGACACCTACCCCGAAAGGCCCGCGTTCCGGCGAGCATACGAGCGGCGAGGACGAACTGGGCTTCGATCCGGATTCTCCGGATGTCGCCGATCCCCAGGTCGACCCCATCGGTCCGGCTATCGCGCCCTTGGACAAGGACAAGAAAAATCCAGCGGAAAAAAAGCCGCCCTACGATCCGTTGGGCGACTTGAAGGTATAA